A section of the Pediococcus inopinatus genome encodes:
- a CDS encoding MATE family efflux transporter, whose protein sequence is MDELFAHAPIPKVYMKIALPVVLGMVTSMIYNLADTFFVAQTGNADLVAGIALGTPLFSFMLAIGDIFGLGGSAAISRLLGKKKHDESARLSSFCFYSSIVFSLFLTVLMLVFERPILGVMGVTSQTYQYAADFYRMLAMGAVFIIVSLVPGNIIRTEGLATKSMIATISGTVLTIILDPIFLFSFHWGAIGVGLANVIGYMLNTSLLVYFMIKDSQVLSLSLKKVHVSKTAMRDVLSIGIPASLTNFMQSFGVMMLNNYLAPYGATAIASMGIVLKIYMVVMLIMVGFAFGAQPLIGYNYGSGDKQRFKDIVRFDFMVEVVYALICAVILMIFAPQIMALFMRNAAVISMGTIMLRWLLITAPFIGAILVFTTIFQSAGKALGALVMAISRQGVIFAIAIIILSAVFGFQGVIVAQPVADVLTFLIGFWLYKQLLA, encoded by the coding sequence ATGGATGAATTATTCGCGCATGCGCCAATTCCAAAGGTGTATATGAAGATCGCCTTGCCAGTGGTGTTAGGCATGGTTACTAGTATGATTTACAATTTAGCTGACACATTTTTTGTGGCACAAACTGGTAATGCAGACTTAGTTGCTGGCATTGCATTAGGAACCCCATTATTTTCATTTATGCTGGCAATCGGCGATATCTTTGGGTTAGGTGGGAGCGCAGCAATTTCACGGCTTTTGGGTAAAAAGAAACATGACGAAAGTGCCCGCCTTAGTAGTTTTTGTTTTTACAGTTCCATTGTATTCAGCTTATTTTTAACGGTTTTAATGTTGGTGTTTGAACGGCCAATTTTGGGAGTAATGGGGGTGACTTCACAAACTTATCAATATGCGGCCGATTTTTACCGCATGTTGGCAATGGGGGCAGTCTTTATTATTGTGTCTTTGGTACCCGGTAATATTATTCGGACGGAAGGGTTAGCCACCAAATCAATGATTGCAACGATTTCAGGAACGGTGTTGACAATTATCCTAGATCCAATTTTTCTGTTTAGTTTTCACTGGGGAGCCATTGGCGTTGGTTTGGCAAATGTAATTGGCTATATGTTGAATACTTCTTTGTTGGTTTATTTCATGATTAAAGATTCTCAGGTACTCTCTTTATCCCTTAAAAAGGTGCACGTTTCGAAGACTGCCATGCGTGATGTTTTAAGTATTGGAATTCCAGCTTCGTTGACAAATTTTATGCAAAGCTTCGGAGTCATGATGTTAAATAATTATTTGGCTCCCTATGGGGCGACGGCGATTGCATCAATGGGGATCGTGTTAAAAATATACATGGTCGTGATGTTGATTATGGTTGGTTTTGCCTTTGGTGCACAGCCGTTGATTGGTTATAATTATGGTTCTGGAGATAAACAGCGATTCAAAGATATTGTGAGATTTGATTTTATGGTTGAAGTTGTATACGCCTTAATCTGTGCAGTGATTTTAATGATTTTTGCACCACAAATAATGGCATTATTCATGCGTAACGCTGCTGTTATTTCCATGGGTACCATCATGTTACGGTGGCTTTTGATAACAGCCCCATTCATTGGTGCAATCCTTGTGTTTACGACAATTTTTCAATCCGCTGGCAAAGCACTTGGAGCTTTAGTTATGGCAATTTCTCGGCAAGGTGTGATTTTTGCGATTGCAATTATAATTTTGTCGGCCGTGTTTGGCTTTCAGGGTGTTATCGTGGCTCAACCGGTGGCAGATGTTCTAACCTTCTTGATTGGATTTTGGTTGTATAAGCAGCTGTTGGCTTAA
- a CDS encoding ABC transporter ATP-binding protein, translating to MKEAIISLTHLMKKFSSQTVLKDVTLAVKPGEIVGLIGPSGAGKSTIIKTTLGMEVADGGSATVFGKTMPNRQLLSKIGYMAQTDALYDSLTAKENLAFYGRMKGLNKTEIQNEIEHVIRVVDLSQDLNKRVSGYSGGMMRRLSLAIALLGNPKLLILDEPTVGIDPALRRQIWRELAKIRNEGRAILITTHVMDEAELVDNVALILDGKIMAFDTPKKLKQQYQVNTIEDVFLKAEGVEK from the coding sequence ATGAAAGAAGCAATAATTTCATTAACACACTTAATGAAAAAATTTAGTTCGCAAACTGTTTTAAAAGATGTAACACTCGCTGTTAAACCAGGCGAAATAGTTGGCTTGATTGGCCCATCAGGTGCTGGAAAATCAACAATTATTAAAACTACGCTTGGAATGGAAGTTGCTGATGGTGGTTCCGCAACCGTGTTTGGTAAAACAATGCCTAACCGACAATTGCTTTCTAAAATTGGCTATATGGCTCAAACTGATGCGCTTTATGACTCATTAACTGCTAAAGAAAACTTAGCTTTTTATGGAAGAATGAAAGGCCTTAATAAAACAGAGATTCAAAATGAAATTGAACATGTCATTCGTGTCGTGGATTTGTCTCAAGACTTAAATAAACGAGTCAGTGGATATTCTGGTGGTATGATGCGTCGCCTTTCACTGGCAATTGCGCTACTAGGTAATCCCAAATTATTAATTCTAGATGAACCAACTGTGGGTATCGATCCAGCCCTTCGTCGTCAAATTTGGCGAGAATTAGCGAAAATAAGAAATGAAGGTCGTGCCATTTTAATCACAACCCATGTCATGGATGAAGCTGAGCTAGTTGATAATGTGGCACTAATCCTGGATGGAAAAATTATGGCTTTTGACACTCCAAAAAAATTAAAACAACAATACCAGGTCAACACAATTGAAGATGTATTTTTGAAAGCAGAAGGTGTAGAAAAATGA
- a CDS encoding ABC transporter permease, with amino-acid sequence MRTITIMNRVLKELFRDKRTLALMFLAPILVLTLMNVVFSSNSSTTVSIGTVSVSKSVNSDLNKIKHVNVQKYADYASAKKDLKQNKLDAIIQKAHNKYTLTHANTDSSKTIAVKMAFKSALTESNMNDLKNNLLTSTTALKKVQKQLVTTSSALAKLQVQTAKANKQKSINESTKLPNQPQKETSVKHVSSPQVLNKYVYGNSDTGFFTKIIPILMSFFVFFFVFLISGMALLKERTSGTLDRLLATPVKRSEIVFGYMLSYGILATIQTITIVLYTVWVLGLQVIGNLGSVVFINLILALVALAFGILISTFANSEFQMMQFIPVLIIPQIFFSGIIPLDTMADWVKGISYVMPIKYSGDAVSDIVMRGTHITALGSNIDILFGFLIVLTLLNIIGLRRYHKV; translated from the coding sequence ATGAGAACAATTACAATTATGAACCGCGTTTTAAAAGAGCTTTTCCGAGATAAACGAACTTTAGCGTTGATGTTTTTGGCACCAATTTTAGTCCTAACTTTGATGAATGTCGTGTTTTCAAGCAATTCTTCCACAACAGTCTCAATTGGCACAGTTTCAGTTTCGAAAAGTGTAAATTCTGATCTCAATAAGATTAAACATGTTAACGTTCAAAAATACGCAGATTATGCTTCAGCAAAAAAAGACTTAAAACAAAACAAACTAGATGCAATTATTCAAAAGGCGCATAATAAGTATACATTAACGCATGCAAATACCGATTCTAGCAAAACAATTGCTGTTAAAATGGCTTTTAAAAGTGCCTTAACTGAAAGTAATATGAATGATCTTAAAAACAATTTACTGACTTCAACCACTGCACTAAAAAAAGTACAAAAACAACTTGTGACAACTTCTTCTGCCTTGGCAAAATTGCAGGTACAAACTGCTAAAGCTAATAAGCAAAAATCAATCAATGAATCTACAAAATTACCCAATCAACCACAAAAAGAGACGTCAGTTAAACATGTTTCATCTCCTCAAGTGTTAAATAAATATGTATACGGGAATTCAGATACCGGTTTCTTCACTAAAATCATTCCGATTTTAATGAGCTTCTTCGTTTTCTTCTTTGTCTTTCTAATTTCTGGCATGGCATTATTAAAAGAACGCACCAGTGGCACCTTGGATCGCCTGTTGGCAACTCCGGTCAAACGATCAGAAATCGTGTTTGGTTATATGTTAAGTTATGGTATTCTAGCAACCATTCAAACTATCACTATAGTGCTGTATACGGTTTGGGTACTTGGTCTTCAAGTCATAGGAAATTTAGGTAGCGTAGTCTTTATCAATTTAATTTTGGCGTTAGTAGCGCTGGCTTTCGGAATCTTGATTTCTACTTTTGCCAATTCTGAATTCCAAATGATGCAATTTATTCCTGTTTTAATTATTCCTCAAATTTTCTTTTCGGGAATTATTCCGTTAGATACAATGGCGGATTGGGTAAAAGGTATTTCCTATGTTATGCCCATAAAATATTCTGGTGATGCCGTCTCAGATATTGTTATGCGTGGTACCCACATTACAGCGCTCGGATCAAACATTGACATACTTTTTGGATTCTTGATCGTTTTAACTTTATTAAATATTATTGGTTTACGCCGTTATCATAAAGTATAG
- a CDS encoding TetR/AcrR family transcriptional regulator, giving the protein MDNNIFLNYREWLAEQKIPKGKRSVLLAGLDLFSQYGFNGTSTAQIATKAGTSQATIFKYFKTKEDLLLAIIQPIIKNLLPIYQKDFLNSLNKFTTVKDLIHFFIRDRYHFVSVNMDAFIIIFSEFLTNKKVRDLFMQLITASAPKISGAAFMQNPLKKQIRPELDSLTIIRTILGQMIIYLLQQKYAPKITTDLNHDLNLIEEQITRAISIN; this is encoded by the coding sequence ATGGATAACAATATATTTTTAAATTATCGCGAATGGCTTGCTGAACAAAAAATTCCCAAAGGAAAGCGATCCGTTTTGCTTGCAGGCCTTGATTTGTTTTCGCAGTATGGCTTTAACGGAACCTCAACAGCTCAAATAGCTACAAAAGCCGGAACTAGTCAAGCCACCATTTTTAAATACTTCAAAACGAAGGAAGACTTATTATTGGCAATTATTCAACCCATCATCAAGAACTTGCTTCCCATTTACCAAAAAGATTTCTTGAATTCTTTAAATAAATTTACGACCGTCAAAGATCTGATTCACTTCTTTATAAGAGATCGTTATCATTTCGTTTCTGTGAATATGGATGCCTTTATAATCATTTTTTCTGAATTTCTAACTAATAAAAAGGTTCGGGATTTATTTATGCAACTTATTACTGCCTCTGCTCCTAAAATATCCGGAGCAGCATTCATGCAGAATCCACTTAAAAAACAGATTCGACCGGAGTTGGATTCTTTAACGATTATCAGAACGATTCTTGGACAAATGATAATTTATCTTTTGCAACAAAAATATGCTCCAAAAATTACGACAGATTTAAATCATGATTTAAATCTTATTGAAGAACAAATTACCCGTGCAATTAGCATTAACTAA
- the pyrE gene encoding orotate phosphoribosyltransferase, producing MTIAQEVAQSLLEIKAVALRPNDPFTWASGMKSPIYCDNRLTISYPEVRNLICKGLAQLIQKNYPEAEVIAGTATAGIPHAAWVADKLNLPLIYVRSKPKDHGQGKQVEGVLKPGQKVVVIDDLISTGQSVLGAVKAVQNADAKVVGVAGIFSYQLPSATKNFADARIEFDTVTNYSILIEEVKKQNYVNDQELAILKKWRS from the coding sequence ATGACAATCGCTCAAGAAGTTGCCCAATCGTTGCTTGAAATTAAGGCTGTTGCACTAAGACCAAATGATCCGTTTACATGGGCTAGTGGGATGAAGAGCCCCATTTATTGTGACAATCGATTAACCATCTCATATCCAGAAGTTCGAAACTTGATTTGTAAAGGACTGGCTCAGTTAATTCAAAAAAATTACCCCGAGGCTGAAGTAATTGCGGGGACAGCAACGGCTGGGATTCCGCATGCAGCATGGGTCGCAGATAAGTTGAATCTGCCGTTGATTTACGTCCGTTCTAAGCCAAAGGATCATGGACAAGGCAAGCAGGTTGAAGGTGTTTTAAAGCCTGGTCAAAAAGTTGTAGTGATTGATGATTTAATCTCAACGGGCCAAAGTGTGTTGGGAGCGGTCAAAGCCGTTCAAAATGCAGACGCCAAAGTGGTAGGCGTGGCCGGAATCTTTAGTTATCAGCTTCCAAGTGCCACTAAAAATTTTGCAGATGCGCGAATTGAATTTGATACGGTGACCAATTATTCTATTCTAATTGAAGAAGTTAAAAAACAAAATTATGTTAATGACCAAGAATTAGCTATTTTAAAGAAATGGCGTAGTTAA
- the carB gene encoding carbamoyl-phosphate synthase large subunit has protein sequence MPKRQDIHKILVIGSGPIIISQAAEFDYSGTQACLALKEEGYEVILVNSNPATIMTDPEIADRVYVEPLTLEFVSGVIRKERPDAILPTVGGQTGLNMAKQLDEAGVLKDFKIELLGTSLKSINQAEDREQFKELMAKLGEPVPESKTVSTVEEAEAFTKAIGFPVIIRPAYTLGGTGGGIAHDAQQLADIAENGLDLSPITQVLIERSIAGYKEIEFEVMRDHNDNTMVVCSMENFDPVGIHTGDSIVYAPVQTLSDREYQMLRDVSLRLISALKIEGGCNVQLALDPDSFHYDIIEVNPRVSRSSALASKATGYPIAKLAAKIAVGLTLDEIKNPITQISYAMFEPALDYVVCKIPRWPFDKFNHADRLLGTQMKATGEVMAIGRNIEEATQKAVRSLEIGTHSLSLPELKFITDQELTDRLVHARDDRLFCIFEALKRGWTTDEIHEFTKIDYFYLDKLVHILEIKTQLLQSPNDTAILKIAKENGYTDEEIGVAWQKSGDEIRQLRQANHIWPVYKMVNTCAAEFDSQTPYFYSTYETENESVRDEKPSVLVLGAGPIRIGQGIEFDYATVHCVQTLKEAGYEAIIMNNNPETVSTDFSISDKLYFEPLTLEDVLNVIDLEQPVGVIVQFGGQTAINLAQPLSDHGVKILGTAVKDVNRAEDRDEFDKIIQALKIPQPYGDTATTNEEALTVGEKVGYPMLVRPSYVLGGRAMEIVHNTQELKHYMHAAIKVSHDHPVLLDRYVTGRECEVDAICDGDTVVIPGIMEHIERAGIHSGDSMAVYPPQIFSQSVKNQIESETIKLAHALKCYGLMNVQFVIHNEEAYVIEVNPRASRTVPFLSKTTKIPMTQLATQVIMDQKLVDLGYQNGLQPESKLVHVKSPIFSFSKLNDVDSLLGPEMKSTGEVMGTDTTFAKALYKAFEGSGLHLPAHGNILMTVSDEEKPEAGKLAKQLSQLGFNLYATGGTANYLQDQGIFVEQKVSKLSDDACEITDLLANQTIQLVVTTIDDNSSSVNDGAKIRALAVSHGILVFTSLDTLAAVVTMLMSQTYEVTAI, from the coding sequence ATGCCTAAACGTCAAGATATTCATAAAATATTAGTTATTGGGTCGGGTCCAATCATTATTAGTCAAGCTGCCGAATTTGATTATTCTGGTACTCAAGCTTGTTTAGCACTTAAAGAAGAGGGATATGAAGTAATCTTGGTAAACTCCAATCCCGCCACAATCATGACGGATCCAGAGATTGCTGATCGCGTGTACGTAGAGCCTTTAACGTTGGAATTTGTGAGTGGGGTCATTCGCAAAGAACGTCCAGATGCAATTTTACCAACGGTCGGAGGCCAAACTGGGCTTAACATGGCAAAACAATTGGATGAAGCCGGTGTGCTAAAAGACTTCAAGATTGAATTGTTGGGAACTAGTTTAAAATCGATTAACCAGGCCGAGGATCGTGAACAATTCAAGGAATTAATGGCAAAACTAGGAGAACCGGTACCTGAATCAAAGACAGTTTCAACTGTTGAAGAAGCAGAAGCATTTACGAAAGCAATTGGGTTTCCCGTTATTATTCGACCGGCCTATACGCTGGGCGGTACCGGTGGGGGGATTGCCCACGATGCGCAACAACTCGCCGATATTGCGGAAAACGGATTAGACTTGTCACCAATTACACAAGTTTTGATTGAAAGAAGTATTGCCGGATATAAAGAAATTGAATTTGAAGTGATGCGTGACCACAACGATAATACAATGGTCGTGTGCTCAATGGAAAACTTTGATCCAGTGGGTATTCATACGGGCGACTCGATTGTATACGCGCCCGTCCAAACCCTGTCGGATCGGGAATATCAAATGTTAAGGGATGTTTCCTTGCGGTTGATTTCAGCACTTAAGATCGAAGGTGGCTGTAATGTCCAATTAGCACTGGATCCGGATAGTTTCCACTATGACATTATCGAAGTAAATCCACGGGTAAGCCGTTCTTCCGCATTGGCCTCAAAAGCAACCGGTTATCCCATTGCAAAACTCGCTGCCAAAATTGCCGTTGGGCTAACTTTGGACGAAATCAAAAATCCAATTACCCAAATTTCTTATGCAATGTTTGAGCCTGCTTTAGATTACGTAGTCTGCAAGATTCCGCGTTGGCCATTTGATAAATTTAATCACGCGGATCGCTTACTGGGTACACAAATGAAGGCCACCGGAGAAGTGATGGCGATTGGGCGTAACATCGAAGAAGCCACGCAAAAAGCAGTGCGTTCTTTAGAAATCGGAACCCATTCCCTGAGTTTGCCAGAATTAAAATTCATAACTGATCAAGAGTTAACGGATCGTTTGGTTCATGCGCGAGATGATCGCTTGTTTTGTATTTTTGAAGCTTTAAAACGAGGATGGACGACTGATGAAATTCATGAATTTACCAAAATTGATTATTTCTACTTGGATAAATTAGTGCACATTCTTGAAATTAAAACGCAATTACTTCAAAGCCCGAATGACACAGCCATTTTAAAGATAGCCAAAGAAAATGGGTATACGGATGAAGAGATTGGTGTTGCCTGGCAAAAATCCGGTGATGAAATTCGTCAGCTACGACAGGCTAATCACATTTGGCCAGTTTATAAAATGGTCAATACCTGTGCAGCCGAGTTTGACTCACAAACTCCTTATTTTTACAGTACGTATGAAACTGAAAATGAAAGTGTCAGAGATGAGAAACCATCCGTTTTGGTGCTTGGCGCGGGTCCCATTCGAATTGGACAAGGCATTGAATTTGATTATGCCACCGTTCATTGTGTGCAAACCTTAAAAGAGGCCGGTTATGAAGCGATTATTATGAATAATAATCCGGAAACAGTTTCGACTGATTTCTCCATTTCGGATAAATTGTATTTTGAGCCGCTGACTTTAGAGGACGTGTTAAATGTGATTGACTTGGAGCAGCCAGTTGGTGTTATTGTTCAATTTGGAGGCCAAACCGCAATTAATTTAGCGCAACCATTATCAGACCATGGCGTCAAAATCTTAGGCACAGCGGTCAAAGATGTTAACCGAGCAGAAGATCGTGATGAATTTGATAAAATTATTCAAGCACTGAAGATCCCGCAACCATACGGAGATACAGCCACTACCAATGAAGAAGCACTAACGGTTGGCGAAAAGGTGGGGTATCCAATGCTGGTGCGCCCAAGTTATGTGTTAGGTGGTCGGGCCATGGAAATTGTTCATAACACGCAGGAGCTGAAACATTATATGCACGCCGCCATTAAAGTTTCGCACGATCATCCCGTTTTGTTAGATCGGTATGTAACTGGTCGCGAGTGTGAAGTTGATGCGATCTGTGATGGTGATACGGTTGTTATTCCTGGAATTATGGAGCATATTGAACGCGCCGGAATTCACTCCGGAGATTCGATGGCGGTTTATCCACCCCAAATTTTCTCACAATCAGTCAAAAATCAGATTGAGAGTGAAACGATCAAGTTAGCGCATGCCTTGAAGTGCTACGGGCTGATGAATGTGCAATTTGTCATTCATAATGAAGAGGCATACGTGATTGAAGTGAATCCACGCGCAAGCCGCACAGTGCCGTTTTTAAGTAAAACGACAAAAATACCGATGACCCAATTAGCCACTCAAGTTATTATGGATCAAAAGTTGGTCGATTTAGGGTATCAAAACGGTTTACAGCCGGAATCAAAATTAGTACATGTTAAATCGCCAATCTTCTCGTTTAGTAAGTTGAATGATGTTGATAGTTTACTGGGACCGGAAATGAAATCAACTGGTGAAGTGATGGGCACGGATACGACGTTTGCGAAGGCTCTTTATAAAGCCTTCGAAGGGAGCGGGTTGCATCTGCCAGCTCATGGAAACATCTTGATGACCGTAAGTGATGAGGAAAAACCGGAAGCTGGCAAGTTAGCCAAACAATTATCGCAATTAGGGTTTAATTTGTATGCGACTGGTGGGACCGCTAATTATTTACAAGACCAAGGGATCTTTGTGGAACAGAAGGTAAGTAAACTAAGTGATGATGCCTGTGAAATTACGGATTTACTGGCGAATCAAACGATTCAATTGGTCGTCACCACCATTGATGACAACTCGAGTTCCGTCAATGATGGTGCGAAGATTCGTGCGCTGGCAGTGAGTCATGGCATCTTAGTTTTTACATCACTGGACACGTTAGCGGCAGTGGTCACCATGCTAATGAGCCAGACTTATGAAGTTACTGCAATCTAA
- a CDS encoding dihydroorotase yields the protein MSMLLKNGQGYVDKKLQQLNVLIEGEHISDLHSTAQTADTVIDLHQALVTPGLIDVHVHLREPGFTNKETIKTGSAAAAHGGFTTIGAMANLNPTPNTPERFKKQLELNQKSSVKIKQYAPVTQDRKGQATVDFAALRGAGAFAFSDDGSGIANSQVMWTAMQKLAALNMVLCDHAQDMQLTNGGVINAGATAERLKMPGVNKVSESSQIARNLVLAQATGVHYHVCHVSTKESIELIRIAKKARVNVTCEVTPHHLLLDDTMIQNGDAQFKMNPPLRSAEDRMACVAGLMDGTIDLIATDHAPHTDQEKQQGLLNSPNGIVGSETAFALLYTRFVKTGIWPLNKLIDWLSEAPKQVFQLSTVGQLRVGDLADIAVFDLAHREKISATGFLSKGHNSPFLGQQVYGNTLFTLVNGQIVYRRY from the coding sequence ATGTCAATGTTACTTAAAAATGGTCAAGGTTATGTCGATAAGAAATTGCAACAGTTGAACGTGTTAATTGAAGGCGAGCACATCAGTGATCTGCATAGTACCGCCCAAACTGCCGACACGGTCATTGATTTACACCAAGCCTTGGTTACGCCAGGATTAATCGATGTGCACGTTCATTTACGCGAACCAGGATTCACAAACAAAGAAACGATTAAAACCGGAAGCGCGGCTGCAGCCCACGGAGGCTTTACGACAATCGGCGCAATGGCGAATCTAAATCCTACGCCAAACACACCTGAACGTTTCAAAAAGCAACTTGAGTTAAATCAAAAGAGTTCCGTGAAGATAAAGCAATATGCACCGGTAACTCAGGATCGAAAAGGACAAGCTACAGTTGATTTTGCAGCATTGCGAGGTGCAGGGGCGTTTGCGTTTAGTGATGATGGTTCTGGCATTGCAAACAGTCAGGTCATGTGGACGGCCATGCAAAAACTTGCGGCCTTAAACATGGTGCTTTGTGATCATGCCCAAGATATGCAACTTACTAACGGCGGGGTGATCAATGCTGGAGCTACAGCTGAACGATTGAAAATGCCTGGTGTGAATAAGGTCAGTGAAAGTTCGCAAATCGCACGCAACTTAGTTTTAGCGCAGGCTACTGGTGTTCACTACCATGTCTGTCACGTTTCCACAAAAGAAAGCATTGAATTGATTCGGATTGCGAAAAAAGCGAGGGTCAACGTTACCTGCGAAGTTACACCTCATCATTTGTTGTTAGACGACACAATGATTCAAAACGGCGATGCGCAATTCAAAATGAATCCACCGTTGCGAAGTGCCGAAGATCGCATGGCCTGTGTGGCTGGGTTGATGGATGGCACGATCGATCTAATTGCCACAGATCATGCACCCCATACGGATCAAGAAAAACAACAAGGATTGCTGAATTCACCAAATGGGATTGTCGGTTCTGAAACGGCATTTGCCTTACTTTATACAAGATTTGTAAAAACTGGCATTTGGCCATTAAACAAATTGATCGACTGGCTTAGCGAGGCACCTAAACAAGTATTTCAGCTTTCAACTGTGGGGCAACTTAGGGTCGGGGATCTGGCAGATATTGCGGTTTTTGATTTAGCACATCGTGAAAAGATTTCGGCTACTGGTTTTTTATCAAAAGGGCATAATTCACCATTTCTTGGCCAACAAGTTTATGGAAATACGCTTTTCACATTAGTGAACGGTCAAATTGTCTATCGGAGGTATTAA
- a CDS encoding aspartate carbamoyltransferase catalytic subunit → MTTTDRKQANLVTIDQIDADDALALIDEAQAFKAGKQVTLKKPTYAMNLFFENSTRTKTSFQMAEMKLGMQVLNFNASTSSVTKGESLYDTLKTVESIGVNVAVVRHPQTGYYQDLLNHKNLNIGLVNAGDGTGQHPSQCLLDMMTIYEQFNHFKGLKVMIIGDIRHSRVARSNAEMLWKLGADVYFSGPKDWADPKLEKYGQHGGFEELLPKMDVINLLRVQHERISGDANASFNAATYRQQFGLTDERVNQLKKDAIILHPGPVNRGVEIDDDLVESEHSRIFTQMQNGVFVRMAILSRMLRFQNFL, encoded by the coding sequence ATGACAACTACTGATCGGAAACAAGCAAACTTAGTGACGATTGATCAAATCGATGCGGATGATGCACTAGCTTTAATTGATGAAGCTCAAGCTTTCAAAGCTGGTAAACAGGTAACCTTAAAAAAGCCGACGTATGCGATGAATTTATTTTTTGAAAACTCAACGCGCACGAAAACAAGCTTTCAAATGGCCGAAATGAAATTAGGAATGCAGGTTTTGAATTTCAATGCGTCAACCAGTTCCGTAACAAAGGGTGAAAGTTTATATGACACCTTAAAAACAGTAGAATCGATCGGCGTTAATGTGGCGGTTGTCCGCCATCCGCAAACTGGTTACTATCAAGATTTACTCAACCATAAAAATCTGAACATAGGATTAGTCAATGCCGGTGATGGCACAGGTCAGCATCCCTCTCAATGCTTACTTGATATGATGACCATTTACGAGCAATTCAATCATTTCAAAGGATTGAAAGTTATGATCATCGGTGATATTCGCCATTCACGAGTTGCCCGTTCGAATGCAGAGATGCTCTGGAAACTGGGTGCCGACGTATATTTCTCCGGTCCAAAAGATTGGGCTGATCCGAAACTAGAGAAGTATGGGCAACATGGCGGTTTTGAGGAACTTTTACCAAAGATGGATGTCATTAATTTATTGCGGGTGCAGCATGAACGGATTAGTGGGGATGCCAATGCCAGTTTTAATGCGGCAACATACCGTCAGCAATTTGGGTTAACGGATGAGCGGGTAAACCAATTAAAGAAAGATGCCATCATCTTGCATCCAGGTCCCGTCAATCGCGGTGTTGAGATTGATGATGATCTGGTTGAAAGTGAACATTCTCGTATCTTTACCCAAATGCAAAACGGTGTGTTTGTGCGGATGGCAATCTTGAGTCGAATGCTTCGTTTCCAGAACTTCTTATAG
- a CDS encoding ABC transporter permease translates to MNARLIFKMELFKYLRDKFYLIAALVLLILNILTTVLFVNFEHLSSGLLGTAILLGIILLFSNMIFLGIIYPFHLLAIDYKNRVLALMVASGVNRSKLFFSKIGATILATVVMSIILTIVPIGTIFFEVGANGGWDELFQNIGVIMAPEMVPLSIYSVLGYIAGLVMLMTAVILLKGKTLSILLYFGFSFIVSMVVAGPLMSSSAFDSGATASSWINVGIEAVVILVFGFIALQSLRHQNL, encoded by the coding sequence ATGAATGCAAGATTGATTTTTAAAATGGAATTATTTAAATATCTGCGTGATAAATTTTATTTGATTGCAGCCTTAGTTTTACTGATCTTAAACATTTTGACAACTGTCCTATTTGTTAATTTTGAGCATCTTTCTTCAGGTCTTTTAGGGACAGCAATTCTCCTGGGGATCATATTACTATTTAGTAATATGATATTCTTGGGAATTATTTATCCCTTCCACTTGCTGGCAATTGATTATAAAAACCGGGTATTAGCTTTGATGGTAGCTTCCGGCGTTAATCGAAGCAAATTGTTCTTTTCAAAAATTGGGGCAACTATCTTGGCAACGGTAGTCATGTCCATTATTTTAACCATTGTGCCAATCGGGACAATTTTCTTTGAGGTTGGTGCTAATGGTGGCTGGGATGAGCTCTTTCAAAATATTGGTGTAATCATGGCACCTGAAATGGTCCCACTTAGTATTTATAGTGTTTTGGGTTATATCGCGGGACTAGTCATGTTAATGACTGCTGTAATTCTTTTAAAAGGAAAAACACTGAGCATTTTACTATACTTTGGGTTTAGCTTCATAGTCAGTATGGTAGTAGCAGGGCCACTTATGAGCAGTTCAGCTTTTGATTCAGGTGCGACAGCAAGTAGTTGGATCAACGTTGGGATTGAGGCGGTTGTCATTTTGGTGTTTGGGTTTATAGCGCTACAAAGTCTCAGGCACCAAAATCTATAA